The Pseudomonas triclosanedens genome has a window encoding:
- a CDS encoding TonB-dependent receptor: MSRQSSDLAGTKPRLLVSAVGVAITAMSGSHLVHAAEGKPSQDVLSLDADTVVGAQQQDPTTYNVEKSASKKYTAPLLDTPRSVTVVPQQVIKDTGALTLQDALRTVPGITFGAGEGGNPTGDRPFIRGFDAQSDTYVDGVRDTGAQSREVFNLEQIEVSKGPNSAFGGRGSAGGSLNLISKQAKAGNFTDGSFTYGSDQTRRYTIDTNQEFLDGNAAFRLNLMTHDQNVAGRQAVDASRWGIAPSLTFGLNGPTRLTVSHYHLESDDTPDSGIPYAKSADRSKHNPDKPVHVDRDNYYGLEDRDFQKSRIDTSTITVEHDFNDALSLRNTTRYGTAHQDYIWTQPDDSQGNINNGTVWRRNNNRISTTTTATNQTDLFGEFYVAGFKNSFTTGLEFTREDSKRDSYTVNTNTGLNSNKCRPAIVGAPSGYNCTSLENPNPHDPWNGSISRNYTPLNTVATTKAIYGFDTIDLNEQWQINVGARFDSFETTAKDHAKGTKFEDSSNFWNWQAGVVYKPAPNGSIYASYATSATPPGAMLDNGDTSNSVDTFAVKNNLEPEETTNYEIGTKWNFFDERLELTAAIFRTDKDNARVLVANQTYDNAGQSRVDGVELSASGKLTDKWKVFAGYSYLDSELVKAGKAGRNGTVNATAVSNDGNKMPNTPENSFSLWTTYDILPNATIGGGTFYVDKVYGDVANTMYVPDYWRYDAMASYKLSKNVDFQLNVQNVFDKKYFDKAYASHYASQAAGRTVLLSTNFHF, from the coding sequence ATGTCGCGCCAATCGTCCGATCTCGCCGGCACCAAGCCGCGTCTGCTGGTATCCGCCGTCGGTGTAGCGATCACCGCCATGTCCGGCAGTCACCTGGTGCATGCCGCGGAGGGGAAACCGAGCCAGGACGTGCTGTCCCTGGATGCCGACACTGTCGTTGGCGCTCAGCAGCAGGATCCGACTACCTACAATGTCGAGAAGTCCGCGTCGAAGAAGTACACCGCGCCGCTGCTGGATACCCCGCGCTCGGTGACCGTCGTGCCGCAGCAGGTGATCAAGGACACCGGCGCGCTGACCCTGCAGGACGCCCTGCGTACCGTCCCGGGCATTACCTTCGGCGCAGGCGAGGGTGGTAACCCGACCGGCGACCGTCCCTTCATCCGTGGCTTCGACGCGCAGAGCGACACTTACGTGGATGGCGTGCGCGACACCGGCGCGCAGTCCCGCGAGGTGTTCAACCTCGAACAGATCGAAGTCAGCAAGGGGCCGAACTCGGCGTTTGGCGGCCGTGGCTCGGCCGGTGGCAGCCTGAACCTGATCAGCAAGCAGGCCAAGGCCGGCAACTTCACCGATGGCAGCTTCACCTATGGCTCTGACCAGACCCGCCGCTACACCATCGACACCAACCAGGAATTCCTCGACGGCAACGCCGCCTTCCGCCTGAACCTGATGACCCACGACCAGAACGTCGCCGGCCGCCAGGCGGTGGACGCCAGCCGCTGGGGTATTGCGCCGTCGCTGACCTTCGGCCTCAACGGTCCGACCCGTCTCACCGTCAGCCACTACCATCTGGAAAGCGACGATACCCCGGACTCGGGCATTCCCTACGCCAAGAGCGCCGATCGCAGCAAGCACAACCCGGACAAGCCGGTGCATGTCGATCGCGACAACTATTACGGCCTGGAAGACCGCGACTTCCAGAAGAGCCGCATCGACACCAGCACCATCACCGTCGAGCACGATTTCAACGATGCCCTGAGCCTGCGCAACACCACGCGCTACGGCACCGCTCACCAGGACTATATCTGGACCCAGCCGGACGACAGCCAGGGCAACATCAACAACGGTACGGTCTGGCGGCGCAACAACAACCGCATCAGCACCACCACCACCGCGACCAACCAGACCGACCTGTTCGGCGAGTTCTACGTCGCCGGCTTCAAGAACAGCTTCACCACCGGCCTGGAGTTCACCCGCGAAGACAGCAAGCGCGACTCCTACACGGTCAACACCAACACCGGGCTTAACAGCAACAAGTGCCGCCCGGCGATCGTTGGCGCGCCTAGCGGCTACAACTGCACCAGCCTGGAAAACCCGAACCCGCACGATCCGTGGAATGGCAGCATCAGCCGCAACTACACGCCGCTGAACACCGTCGCCACCACCAAGGCGATCTACGGCTTCGACACCATCGACCTGAACGAACAATGGCAGATCAACGTCGGCGCGCGTTTCGACAGCTTCGAAACCACCGCCAAGGATCACGCCAAGGGCACCAAGTTCGAAGACAGTTCGAATTTCTGGAACTGGCAGGCCGGCGTGGTCTACAAGCCGGCGCCCAACGGCAGCATCTACGCATCCTATGCCACCTCGGCGACCCCGCCGGGCGCCATGCTCGACAACGGCGACACCTCCAACTCGGTCGACACCTTCGCGGTGAAGAACAACCTGGAGCCCGAAGAAACCACCAACTACGAAATCGGTACCAAGTGGAACTTCTTCGACGAGCGCCTGGAGCTGACCGCGGCGATCTTCCGTACCGACAAGGACAACGCCCGCGTGCTGGTGGCCAACCAGACCTATGATAACGCCGGCCAGTCCCGCGTAGACGGCGTGGAGCTCTCCGCCAGCGGCAAGCTGACCGACAAATGGAAGGTCTTCGCCGGCTACAGCTACCTCGACAGCGAACTGGTCAAGGCTGGCAAGGCCGGTCGTAACGGCACGGTGAACGCCACCGCCGTGTCCAACGACGGCAACAAGATGCCCAACACTCCGGAAAACAGCTTCAGTCTGTGGACCACCTACGACATCCTGCCCAACGCCACCATCGGCGGCGGCACCTTCTATGTCGACAAGGTGTACGGCGACGTGGCCAACACCATGTACGTCCCGGACTACTGGCGCTACGACGCGATGGCCAGCTACAAGCTGAGCAAGAACGTCGACTTCCAGCTGAACGTGCAGAACGTCTTCGACAAGAAGTACTTCGACAAGGCCTACGCCTCGCACTACGCGTCGCAGGCCGCCGGCCGCACCGTTCTGCTGAGCACCAACTTCCACTTCTAA
- a CDS encoding PepSY domain-containing protein translates to MKKVWFQLHWVFGISAGLVLALMGLTGAMLSFQDEILRAANPASLTVEKRAGGTLPMGELIRRVEGAEPGKKVAFVWVKVDGDEAGRIFYTPKPGQRRGEARYVDPYTAQLLPAPRGEGLFNFIMQLHRFLAAGEAGKQVTAACTLILLYLCLSGLYLRWPRKALNWRAWLAFDWRKKGRAFNWDLHAVAGTWCLAFYLLAALTGLYWSYDWYRGGLFKLLDDTPAGQHKGLRGGGKRGPAPEGPPPVLDADAVWATIQQTGGASMTAYNLRMPPVKGQPATVFYLLDDAAHDRAFNEMTIDPVSGELLGDKRYNDSSFGKQLLTSVYALHVGSYFGLTGRILMMLASLSMPLFFVTGWLLYLDRRRKKRAAVVARGDLRNTGGADAWLVGYASQSGFAERLAWQSAGQLQAAGLPVRVEPLAKLDRAQLQQTRNALFVVSTFGDGEAPDSARGFERQVLGQALGLHDLRFAVLALGDRQYEQFCGFARRLQGWLQGQGARPLFEGIDVDNGDAAALHDWQQQLARLSGSAPQAAFSAPAFEVWSLVGREHLNPGSQGESTWLLRLAAPSDSQIDWSAGDLVEIAPRQPEFLVEAWLDRLGLDGDASVQADGIATPLRIALAGCLLPGNLEHLVGQHAQAVYDALIKLSVRQYSIASLRSDGALELIVRQEQHADGSLGICSGWLTEYLPDGGSLLLRLRRNRSFHLSADDRPLILIGNGTGLAGLRSLLRASIAEGRRRNWLLFGERNIAHDFYCREELEGALARGELQRLDVAFSRDQAEKVYVQDRLRASGEVLAQWLEDGAVIHVCGSLQGMAEGVDRTLRELLGDAEVEALLESGRYRRDVY, encoded by the coding sequence TTGAAGAAAGTCTGGTTCCAGTTGCATTGGGTGTTCGGAATCAGCGCTGGCCTGGTGCTCGCGCTGATGGGGCTGACCGGGGCGATGCTGTCGTTCCAGGATGAAATCCTGCGTGCCGCGAACCCCGCCAGCCTCACCGTGGAAAAGCGCGCCGGGGGCACATTGCCGATGGGCGAACTGATTCGCCGGGTGGAAGGCGCCGAGCCGGGCAAGAAAGTCGCCTTCGTCTGGGTGAAGGTCGACGGTGACGAGGCCGGGCGCATCTTCTACACGCCCAAGCCGGGGCAGCGCCGTGGCGAGGCCCGCTACGTCGACCCGTACACCGCTCAACTCCTGCCGGCGCCCAGGGGCGAGGGCCTTTTCAACTTCATCATGCAGTTGCACCGCTTCCTTGCCGCTGGCGAAGCGGGCAAGCAGGTGACTGCCGCCTGCACGCTGATCCTGCTCTACCTGTGCCTTTCCGGCCTGTACCTGCGCTGGCCGCGCAAGGCGCTGAACTGGCGCGCATGGCTGGCCTTCGACTGGCGCAAGAAGGGCCGCGCCTTCAACTGGGACCTCCACGCCGTGGCCGGCACCTGGTGCCTGGCGTTCTACCTGCTGGCCGCGCTGACCGGCCTCTACTGGTCCTACGACTGGTATCGCGGCGGCCTCTTCAAACTGCTCGACGATACCCCCGCCGGCCAGCACAAGGGGCTGCGCGGCGGCGGCAAGCGCGGCCCGGCGCCGGAAGGCCCGCCGCCGGTGCTCGATGCGGATGCTGTCTGGGCCACGATCCAGCAGACCGGCGGCGCCTCGATGACCGCCTACAACCTGCGCATGCCGCCAGTGAAGGGCCAGCCGGCGACCGTCTTCTATCTTCTCGATGACGCCGCCCACGACCGCGCCTTCAACGAGATGACCATCGACCCGGTCAGCGGCGAGCTGCTGGGCGACAAGCGCTACAACGACAGCAGCTTCGGCAAGCAACTGTTGACCAGCGTGTATGCGCTGCACGTGGGCAGCTACTTTGGCCTCACCGGGCGCATCCTGATGATGCTGGCGAGCCTGTCGATGCCCCTGTTCTTCGTCACCGGCTGGCTGCTCTATCTCGACCGCCGGCGCAAGAAGCGCGCAGCGGTCGTGGCCCGCGGCGACCTGCGCAATACAGGTGGTGCCGATGCCTGGCTCGTTGGCTACGCCAGCCAGAGCGGGTTCGCCGAACGGCTGGCCTGGCAGAGCGCCGGCCAACTGCAGGCCGCCGGTTTGCCGGTGCGCGTCGAGCCCCTGGCGAAACTCGACCGAGCGCAACTGCAGCAGACCCGCAATGCGCTGTTCGTGGTCAGCACCTTCGGCGATGGCGAAGCGCCGGATAGCGCCCGCGGCTTCGAGCGCCAGGTGCTGGGGCAAGCTCTCGGTCTGCACGACCTGCGCTTTGCCGTGCTGGCGCTCGGTGATCGCCAGTACGAGCAGTTCTGCGGTTTTGCCCGGCGCCTGCAAGGCTGGCTGCAAGGGCAGGGCGCGCGCCCGCTGTTCGAGGGGATCGATGTCGACAATGGCGATGCCGCCGCACTGCACGACTGGCAGCAGCAACTGGCCCGGCTTTCAGGCAGTGCTCCGCAGGCGGCCTTCAGCGCGCCGGCCTTCGAGGTCTGGAGCCTGGTCGGCCGCGAGCACCTCAATCCCGGCAGCCAGGGCGAGTCCACCTGGTTGCTGCGCCTGGCCGCACCGAGCGATTCGCAGATCGACTGGAGCGCCGGCGACCTGGTGGAAATCGCCCCGCGACAGCCCGAATTCCTGGTCGAAGCGTGGCTCGATCGTCTCGGCCTGGATGGCGACGCCAGCGTGCAGGCCGACGGCATCGCCACGCCACTGCGGATCGCCCTGGCCGGCTGCCTGCTGCCCGGCAACCTCGAACACCTGGTCGGCCAGCACGCGCAGGCGGTGTACGACGCGCTCATCAAGCTCTCGGTGCGCCAGTACTCCATCGCCTCGCTACGCAGCGATGGCGCACTGGAGCTGATCGTGCGTCAGGAGCAGCATGCCGACGGCTCGCTGGGTATCTGCTCCGGCTGGCTGACTGAATACCTGCCCGACGGCGGCAGCCTGTTGCTGCGTTTGCGCCGCAACCGCAGCTTCCACCTCAGCGCGGACGACCGCCCGCTGATCCTGATTGGCAACGGTACTGGCCTGGCAGGCTTGCGCAGCCTGCTGCGCGCCAGCATTGCCGAGGGCCGCCGCCGCAACTGGCTGTTGTTCGGCGAGCGCAACATCGCCCACGACTTCTACTGCCGCGAGGAACTGGAAGGCGCACTGGCACGTGGCGAATTGCAGCGCCTGGACGTGGCCTTCTCCCGCGACCAGGCCGAGAAGGTCTACGTGCAGGACCGCCTGCGCGCCAGCGGCGAGGTGTTGGCGCAGTGGCTGGAGGACGGTGCGGTGATCCACGTCTGCGGCAGCCTGCAGGGCATGGCGGAGGGCGTCGACCGCACCCTGCGCGAGTTGCTCGGCGATGCCGAGGTCGAAGCGCTGCTGGAGAGCGGGCGCTACCGTCGCGACGTGTACTGA
- the lpxO gene encoding lipid A hydroxylase LpxO: MKAAILAAFGLSIVYVHLRGRVRHKFTRQLSDHSSFLAPINCIMYLFSKVPSRPYLATEQFPEMRLLTENWEAIRSEALHLRDAGSIKRSDQLNDVGFNSFFKSGWKRFYLKWYDDSHPSADALCPKTTELLRQIPSVKAAMFAELPPGSRLVRHRDPYAGSLRYHLGLMTPNDPACFIEVDGERYHWRDGEAVVFDETYIHYAENTTDHDRVILFCDIERPLKYRWATAFNRWFSRNVMAAAASPNDAGDKTGGINRAFASLYKIRLQGKALKKRNRKLYYLQKWGFFAAVLAVFLWI; encoded by the coding sequence ATCAAAGCCGCCATATTGGCCGCCTTCGGCCTGAGCATCGTTTATGTCCACCTGCGTGGACGGGTGCGCCACAAGTTCACGCGCCAGTTGTCTGACCACTCCAGCTTCCTGGCGCCAATCAACTGCATCATGTACCTGTTCTCCAAGGTACCGAGCCGCCCGTACCTGGCGACCGAACAGTTTCCGGAAATGCGCCTGCTCACCGAGAATTGGGAAGCCATCCGCAGCGAAGCGCTGCATCTGCGCGACGCCGGCAGCATCAAGCGCTCCGACCAGCTCAACGACGTGGGTTTCAACTCGTTCTTCAAGAGCGGCTGGAAACGCTTCTACCTGAAGTGGTACGACGACAGCCATCCGTCCGCCGATGCACTCTGCCCGAAAACCACCGAACTGCTGCGGCAGATTCCGTCGGTCAAGGCGGCGATGTTCGCCGAGCTGCCGCCGGGCTCGCGGCTGGTTCGCCACCGCGACCCGTACGCCGGCTCGCTGCGCTACCACCTGGGCCTGATGACGCCGAACGACCCGGCCTGCTTCATCGAGGTCGACGGCGAGCGCTACCACTGGCGCGATGGCGAAGCCGTGGTGTTCGACGAGACCTACATCCACTACGCCGAAAACACTACCGACCATGACCGGGTGATTCTGTTCTGCGACATCGAGCGGCCACTCAAGTACCGCTGGGCGACCGCCTTCAATCGCTGGTTCAGCCGCAACGTGATGGCCGCCGCCGCATCGCCCAACGATGCCGGCGACAAGACCGGCGGGATCAACCGCGCCTTCGCTTCGCTGTACAAGATCCGCTTGCAGGGCAAGGCACTGAAGAAGCGCAACCGCAAGCTGTACTACCTGCAGAAGTGGGGGTTCTTCGCAGCGGTGCTGGCTGTTTTTCTTTGGATATGA
- a CDS encoding 5-oxoprolinase subunit PxpA, which produces MTERTMRLLLNCDMGESFGAWRMGDDVHAMPLIDQANLACGYHAGDPLTMQRTVRLAVEQGVSIGAHPAYPDLAGFGRRHMNCSPEEVQALVLYQVGALDAFCRAAGTRVDYVKPHGALYNDLVRDDALLSAVLEACAAYRKGLPLMVLALADNGRELQLADAADVPLIFEAFADRAYLPDGQLAPRRLPNAVHQEPQRILDQALAIARGEAFADIDGNPLRLRADSLCVHGDNPESLAVLRRLRGLLDQA; this is translated from the coding sequence ATGACCGAGCGCACGATGCGACTCCTGCTCAACTGCGACATGGGCGAAAGCTTCGGCGCCTGGCGCATGGGTGACGACGTCCACGCCATGCCGCTGATCGACCAGGCCAATCTTGCCTGCGGCTACCACGCCGGCGACCCGCTGACCATGCAGCGAACGGTGCGCCTGGCGGTGGAGCAGGGTGTCAGCATCGGCGCGCACCCAGCCTACCCGGACCTCGCCGGCTTCGGTCGCCGTCACATGAACTGCTCCCCGGAAGAGGTGCAGGCGCTGGTGCTCTATCAGGTTGGCGCGCTGGACGCCTTCTGCCGTGCGGCCGGGACCCGCGTGGACTACGTCAAGCCGCATGGCGCTCTGTATAACGACCTGGTGCGTGACGATGCGCTGCTCTCGGCGGTCCTTGAGGCCTGCGCCGCCTATCGCAAGGGACTGCCGCTGATGGTCCTGGCGCTGGCTGACAATGGCCGCGAACTGCAACTGGCCGATGCCGCCGACGTGCCGCTGATATTCGAAGCCTTCGCCGACCGCGCCTATCTGCCCGACGGCCAACTCGCCCCGCGTCGCCTGCCCAATGCCGTGCACCAGGAGCCGCAGCGCATCCTCGACCAGGCCCTGGCCATCGCCCGTGGCGAGGCTTTTGCCGATATCGATGGCAACCCGCTGCGCCTGCGCGCCGACAGCCTCTGTGTGCATGGCGACAACCCCGAATCCCTGGCGGTGCTGCGGCGCCTGCGTGGTTTGCTGGACCAGGCATGA
- the pxpB gene encoding 5-oxoprolinase subunit PxpB, with protein MIRLEAFGAQALLITLAESPDDTLPLRIAQLAERARCELGALLTDCVPGWTTLVLHYDVRRIDLALLRTRVQALLADWPGVAVAEASGRVHEIAVWYAGEDLAEVARQCGLTPTQVIDLHAGRDYRVGAIGFAPGFAYLGELDERLTLPRRSTPRTLVPAGSLAIAERQTAIYPQASPGGWHLLGRTAQRLFDPRREPPCPLAVGDRVRFVPVDEVAYRAAGGGT; from the coding sequence ATGATCCGCCTCGAAGCCTTCGGCGCCCAGGCGCTGCTGATCACCCTGGCCGAGTCCCCGGACGATACCTTGCCGTTACGCATCGCCCAGCTCGCCGAGCGAGCACGCTGCGAGCTGGGCGCGTTGCTGACCGACTGCGTGCCCGGCTGGACGACGCTGGTGCTGCACTACGATGTGCGACGCATCGATCTGGCGCTGCTGCGCACGCGGGTTCAGGCGCTGCTGGCCGACTGGCCGGGCGTTGCCGTCGCCGAAGCATCGGGGCGCGTGCATGAAATCGCCGTGTGGTACGCCGGAGAAGACCTCGCGGAGGTCGCGCGTCAGTGCGGACTCACGCCCACCCAGGTAATCGACCTGCATGCTGGCCGCGACTACCGGGTTGGCGCCATTGGTTTTGCCCCGGGGTTCGCCTACCTCGGCGAGCTGGACGAACGCCTCACCCTGCCGCGCCGCTCCACTCCGCGCACCTTGGTACCCGCCGGCAGCCTGGCCATCGCAGAGCGGCAGACGGCTATCTATCCGCAGGCATCGCCGGGCGGCTGGCACTTGCTGGGGCGCACGGCGCAGCGGCTGTTCGATCCGCGCCGTGAGCCGCCCTGCCCGCTGGCAGTGGGGGATCGCGTGCGCTTCGTTCCCGTCGACGAAGTGGCCTATCGCGCCGCCGGTGGTGGAACATGA
- a CDS encoding 5-oxoprolinase subunit C family protein, with protein MSLKVIACGPLCLLQDGGRQGWQRLGVSPGGPVDRHAAAWANRLLGNAADAALLEVALGGLELEVQQDTWLALTGAELPAVLDGEPLLAWSRFRVRAGQRLRLGFARAGQRAYLAVAQGFRSAPVLGSVATQAREGIGGLAGDGRPLAAGDVLDCAVDGERFARGASVPWPYRPEYRETPTLRVLPGPDGFTDQQRQAFFAQTWQISPQSDRMGVRLRGEALVAPRRQWSLGVVDGAIQIPPDGQPIILLADRQTMGGYPVFGVLHPLDLGRLAQCPAHSEVRLREASVEQAQADLRAFLRFFEG; from the coding sequence ATGAGTCTGAAAGTCATCGCCTGTGGTCCGCTGTGCCTGTTGCAGGATGGCGGGCGGCAAGGCTGGCAGCGGCTGGGTGTCTCGCCCGGCGGGCCTGTGGACAGGCACGCGGCGGCCTGGGCCAATCGCCTGCTGGGCAATGCCGCGGACGCTGCGTTGCTGGAAGTCGCGCTGGGCGGCCTGGAGCTGGAGGTGCAACAGGATACCTGGTTGGCGCTGACCGGTGCCGAGCTGCCGGCGGTTCTCGATGGCGAGCCGTTGCTGGCCTGGTCGCGCTTTCGCGTGCGGGCCGGCCAGCGCCTGCGCCTGGGCTTTGCCCGTGCCGGCCAGCGCGCTTATCTCGCGGTGGCGCAAGGTTTCCGCTCGGCCCCTGTGCTGGGCAGCGTTGCGACCCAGGCGCGGGAAGGGATCGGTGGTCTGGCGGGAGATGGGCGGCCGCTTGCAGCGGGTGACGTGCTGGACTGTGCTGTCGATGGCGAGCGGTTCGCGCGAGGCGCCAGCGTGCCCTGGCCGTATCGGCCGGAATATCGTGAAACCCCGACGCTGCGGGTGCTGCCGGGACCGGATGGATTCACCGATCAGCAGCGGCAGGCGTTCTTCGCCCAGACCTGGCAGATCAGCCCGCAGTCCGACCGCATGGGTGTGCGCCTACGTGGCGAGGCGCTGGTGGCGCCGCGCCGGCAGTGGTCGCTGGGTGTGGTGGATGGAGCGATCCAGATTCCGCCGGATGGCCAGCCGATAATTCTACTTGCCGATCGCCAGACGATGGGCGGCTACCCGGTGTTCGGCGTGCTGCACCCGCTCGACCTTGGCCGGCTGGCGCAATGCCCTGCGCACAGTGAAGTGCGCTTGCGCGAGGCGAGTGTGGAACAGGCGCAGGCGGACCTGCGCGCGTTCCTGCGATTCTTCGAGGGCTGA
- a CDS encoding RNA ligase RtcB family protein, which produces MGNCIQNLSDGITLIAADDTWIEGKAIQQLETTARLPGMQRVAGMPDLHPGRGYPIGATFFSTGRLYPALVGNDIGCGMALWRTDLATAKLNLDKLEKRLGNLDGPLNEDWSERIASFDLPPCGHERSLGTIGGGNHFAELQQLDQSYDDAVAALGLDRRHLLLLVHSGSRGLGETILREQVDRFSHQGLAEGSDDCAHYLARHDGALRFAEANRELIALRMLDRLRADGAQVLDVNHNLVSPAQVDGVDGWLHRKGATPADRGVMVIPGSRGDYSYLVEPVADPRSLFSLAHGAGRKWMRSECKERLSARYRVEQLSRTALGSRVICGDRGLIYEEAPEAYKAIDSVVGALREAGLLRVLARLKPVLTYKTRGECC; this is translated from the coding sequence ATGGGCAATTGCATCCAAAATCTGTCCGACGGCATCACCCTGATCGCCGCGGACGACACCTGGATCGAAGGTAAAGCGATCCAGCAACTCGAAACCACCGCTCGCCTGCCGGGCATGCAGCGGGTCGCCGGCATGCCGGACCTGCACCCCGGTCGCGGCTATCCGATCGGTGCGACGTTCTTCTCCACTGGCCGCCTGTATCCGGCGCTGGTGGGCAACGACATCGGCTGCGGCATGGCGCTGTGGCGCACCGACCTGGCCACCGCCAAGCTGAACCTGGACAAGCTGGAAAAGCGCCTCGGCAACCTCGACGGTCCGCTGAACGAAGACTGGAGCGAGCGTATCGCCAGCTTCGATCTCCCACCCTGCGGCCACGAGCGTTCGTTGGGAACCATCGGCGGCGGCAACCACTTCGCTGAACTGCAGCAACTCGATCAGTCGTACGACGACGCCGTAGCGGCCCTGGGCCTCGACCGGCGCCATCTGCTCCTGCTGGTGCATAGCGGCTCGCGCGGCCTGGGCGAAACCATCCTGCGCGAGCAGGTGGACCGCTTCAGCCACCAGGGCCTGGCCGAAGGCAGCGACGACTGCGCGCACTATCTGGCTCGCCATGACGGCGCACTGCGGTTCGCCGAGGCCAACCGTGAGCTGATCGCCCTGCGCATGCTCGACCGCCTGCGGGCCGACGGCGCCCAGGTGCTGGACGTGAACCACAACCTGGTCAGCCCAGCGCAGGTCGACGGGGTCGACGGCTGGTTGCACCGCAAGGGCGCGACACCGGCGGATCGCGGGGTGATGGTGATCCCCGGCTCGCGCGGCGACTACAGCTACCTGGTGGAGCCGGTCGCCGACCCGCGCAGCCTCTTCTCCCTCGCCCACGGCGCGGGACGCAAGTGGATGCGCAGCGAGTGCAAGGAGCGTCTCTCGGCGCGCTACCGCGTCGAGCAGCTATCACGCACCGCGCTGGGCAGCCGGGTGATCTGCGGTGATCGCGGGTTGATCTACGAGGAGGCGCCGGAAGCCTACAAGGCCATCGACTCGGTAGTCGGCGCACTGCGTGAAGCGGGGCTGCTGCGAGTGCTGGCACGGCTCAAACCGGTCCTGACCTACAAGACCCGTGGGGAGTGCTGCTGA
- a CDS encoding Lrp/AsnC family transcriptional regulator: MPSPKLDAYDHRILAALQRDGRLTNVQLAEEIGLSPSPCLRRVRLLEEAGMIRGYHAELGRDEVGLGLTVFVGVKVERHSDTSASAFRQAVIDLPEVISVHLVSGESDFLLQVVLPDLRAYEQFLTGTLLKLPGVSDIRSNFAIQTVKESAPLPLRHLPK; encoded by the coding sequence ATGCCAAGCCCGAAACTCGACGCCTACGATCACCGCATCCTCGCCGCCCTGCAACGCGACGGACGCCTGACCAACGTGCAACTCGCCGAGGAGATCGGCCTCTCGCCCTCCCCCTGCCTGCGCCGGGTACGCCTGCTGGAAGAGGCCGGGATGATCCGTGGCTACCACGCCGAACTGGGCCGAGACGAAGTCGGCCTGGGCCTGACGGTGTTCGTCGGCGTGAAGGTCGAGCGCCATAGCGACACCAGCGCCAGCGCCTTTCGCCAGGCGGTGATCGACCTGCCGGAAGTCATCTCGGTGCACCTGGTCAGCGGCGAATCGGACTTCCTTCTGCAGGTCGTCCTACCCGACCTGCGCGCCTATGAGCAGTTCCTCACCGGCACATTACTCAAGCTGCCGGGGGTGAGCGACATCCGCAGCAACTTCGCGATCCAGACGGTAAAGGAGTCGGCGCCACTACCGCTGCGACACCTGCCGAAATGA
- a CDS encoding LysE family translocator translates to MDIGVFLLALAMVYLLPGPDMILLLHTGAREGVRAALSTALGLALARACHVALAATGLALLFRTAPWTFDAVRVVGGLYLAWIGLRLLRAPLEPPAAATSAPAIAGAGWRAFRRGLLTNLLNPKALLFCSVLLPQFIQPQNGPLMLQFALLGGVLVVVGLGFDAFYAISGERMGRWLARHRLMQRLQQWGFGGILLGFGVRLALVRDL, encoded by the coding sequence ATGGATATCGGCGTCTTTCTGCTGGCTCTGGCGATGGTCTACCTGCTGCCTGGCCCGGACATGATCCTCCTGTTGCACACCGGTGCCCGCGAAGGCGTGCGCGCCGCGTTGTCGACCGCCCTGGGGCTGGCCCTGGCACGGGCTTGCCACGTGGCGTTGGCAGCGACGGGCCTGGCGCTGCTGTTCCGCACGGCGCCCTGGACCTTCGATGCGGTGCGTGTCGTCGGCGGCCTCTACCTTGCTTGGATCGGCCTCAGACTGCTGCGTGCGCCGCTCGAGCCGCCGGCCGCCGCTACCTCCGCGCCTGCGATTGCTGGCGCCGGATGGCGTGCCTTCCGGCGCGGGTTGTTGACCAATCTGCTCAATCCCAAGGCACTGCTGTTCTGTTCGGTGCTGCTGCCGCAGTTCATCCAGCCGCAGAATGGTCCGTTGATGCTGCAGTTTGCGCTGCTGGGCGGCGTGCTGGTCGTGGTGGGGCTGGGCTTCGATGCGTTCTACGCCATCAGCGGCGAGCGCATGGGCCGCTGGCTCGCGCGGCATCGGCTGATGCAGCGCCTGCAGCAATGGGGGTTTGGCGGAATTTTGCTGGGCTTCGGTGTGCGTCTGGCGCTGGTGCGGGATTTGTAG